One genomic window of Candidatus Paceibacter sp. includes the following:
- the pilM gene encoding pilus assembly protein PilM, which translates to MKTDNFFFKLFPPPDYLKMPALCLDISDRSLKYMEFAGGSGGISLKKYGLFPIPEGVIERGEIKQKEKLAEVLRPIQKKLKNRLVMASLPEEKAFLSRVKFPLMPEKEIRGSIELQLDECVPLSAAEAIFDFDVISRSDEEGHMDINIIAFSKTFVEQYRDVLRESGYIPAAFEMEAHAFARSVVPWGERGNVIVVDFGRTRATFAIVAEGKVQFATTVGVAGQDVENAIVSNLKVGKEDVEKIKREVGFYKTKNNEDVFNAMLPIISVIKDEIKKQIDYWVSHYDEHAKDGRKGRDKAKIQKVILCGGESTLAGLPEYLSYELKLKVELGNPWVNVCSFDDYIPEIERGDSLAYATVIGLALRQWQ; encoded by the coding sequence GTGAAGACGGATAATTTTTTCTTCAAATTATTCCCGCCGCCGGACTATCTTAAGATGCCGGCTCTTTGTCTGGACATCTCCGATCGCTCGCTGAAGTACATGGAATTCGCCGGCGGCAGCGGCGGAATTTCCCTGAAAAAATACGGGCTGTTCCCGATACCGGAAGGGGTCATAGAAAGAGGGGAAATAAAGCAGAAAGAAAAACTGGCCGAAGTTTTAAGACCTATTCAAAAGAAGCTTAAAAACAGACTGGTCATGGCTTCTTTGCCGGAAGAAAAAGCGTTCCTAAGCAGGGTCAAGTTTCCCCTGATGCCGGAAAAGGAAATAAGAGGCTCCATAGAGCTCCAGCTGGATGAGTGCGTGCCGCTTAGCGCCGCCGAAGCCATATTTGATTTTGACGTGATCAGCCGCTCGGATGAGGAAGGGCATATGGACATCAACATCATCGCTTTTTCCAAGACTTTCGTGGAGCAATACCGGGACGTTTTAAGGGAGTCCGGCTATATTCCCGCCGCGTTTGAAATGGAAGCGCACGCCTTCGCGCGGTCGGTGGTGCCATGGGGCGAGAGAGGCAACGTCATCGTGGTTGACTTTGGCCGGACCAGAGCGACGTTTGCCATCGTTGCCGAAGGCAAGGTGCAGTTCGCCACGACCGTGGGCGTCGCCGGACAGGACGTGGAGAACGCCATTGTCTCCAATCTCAAAGTCGGCAAAGAAGACGTGGAGAAAATAAAAAGGGAGGTCGGTTTTTACAAAACCAAAAACAACGAAGATGTGTTTAACGCCATGCTCCCGATAATTTCCGTTATCAAGGATGAGATAAAAAAGCAGATTGATTATTGGGTTTCCCACTATGACGAGCATGCCAAAGACGGGCGGAAGGGCAGGGATAAGGCGAAAATCCAGAAGGTCATACTTTGCGGCGGGGAATCCACCCTGGCCGGCCTGCCGGAATATTTATCGTACGAGCTTAAACTTAAAGTGGAGCTGGGCAACCCCTGGGTCAACGTCTGTTCCTTTGACGATTATATACCGGAAATAGAGAGGGGGGATTCTTTGGCTTACGCCACGGTGATAGGCCTGGCTTTGCGCCAATGGCAATAA
- a CDS encoding GIY-YIG nuclease family protein, translating to MDTSKNGYVYILKDKNGKFYVGSTDNLDRRLKQHKNGHTQTTRKMNDFMLVLMQKYESLDLARKVERRIKDLKRKDYIEKIVNDGYINIKI from the coding sequence ATGGATACAAGTAAAAATGGGTATGTTTATATACTGAAAGACAAAAATGGGAAATTTTATGTTGGAAGCACCGATAATTTAGATAGAAGGCTGAAGCAGCATAAAAATGGCCACACTCAAACAACTAGAAAGATGAATGATTTCATGTTAGTTTTAATGCAAAAGTATGAATCATTAGATTTGGCGCGTAAAGTAGAAAGAAGAATTAAAGATCTAAAACGCAAAGATTATATTGAAAAAATAGTTAATGACGGGTATATCAATATAAAAATTTGA
- a CDS encoding Type 1 glutamine amidotransferase-like domain-containing protein encodes MSKGFIFLTSTGLSSGPVTERFKGLFSDYKNYAVAIVTTAAEEKENNKYAQLAKKQFSEMGFLRIDFIDLETEPDKDFAEYDVIYVCGGNTFKLLKFARESNFKASIESLLKRNGVYIGVSAGSIIIGPSIEIAGEVAADKNEVGLEDFTGFGITNFIILPHYSPEIEEETKAFEAKNRVTVERLNNSQAALIENGEKTIIE; translated from the coding sequence ATGAGTAAAGGTTTTATATTTCTCACATCAACAGGACTTTCTTCTGGGCCAGTTACCGAAAGGTTCAAGGGCTTATTTTCTGATTATAAAAATTATGCCGTTGCTATAGTAACGACAGCTGCAGAAGAAAAAGAAAATAATAAATACGCCCAACTCGCCAAGAAACAATTTAGTGAAATGGGATTTTTACGTATTGATTTTATAGACCTAGAAACCGAACCCGATAAGGACTTTGCTGAATACGATGTTATTTATGTTTGCGGAGGCAATACTTTCAAACTTCTTAAATTTGCTCGAGAATCAAATTTTAAAGCATCAATCGAAAGTCTCCTTAAACGAAATGGAGTATATATAGGCGTAAGTGCAGGAAGCATCATTATTGGTCCGTCAATCGAAATTGCAGGAGAAGTTGCTGCAGATAAAAATGAAGTTGGTCTAGAAGATTTTACAGGATTCGGAATAACAAATTTTATTATATTGCCACACTATTCTCCAGAAATTGAAGAAGAAACAAAGGCTTTTGAAGCAAAAAATAGAGTCACTGTGGAGCGTTTGAACAATTCTCAGGCTGCTCTTATTGAAAATGGAGAGAAAACTATCATCGAATAA
- a CDS encoding aldo/keto reductase, whose amino-acid sequence MAWFNRLYFGTWQLGGQFKNLSPAYIESLLLFAISSGIRRFDTAAVYGGGKVEEMLGTCLPEDAVIVTKIPAASKPNLEAPELIQRFYSRDGIYQSVYESLERLRRSSIDAVLLHNWLPTWSSESIAILECLNGLKYEGIVKRVGISLPDNFSCSVAETVLSHIDVIAAPFNTEQTWVLQQLPYLLDLKKEILLRSLFKQGKLLTGPHSAEMITQNALTLGTSVVIGMTTEDQITQNIHYLKKGG is encoded by the coding sequence ATGGCATGGTTTAATCGCCTCTACTTCGGTACGTGGCAACTTGGAGGGCAGTTCAAAAACTTGTCCCCCGCCTACATTGAATCGCTTCTGCTTTTCGCCATCAGCTCCGGTATTCGTCGTTTCGATACGGCGGCCGTCTATGGTGGAGGCAAAGTCGAGGAGATGCTTGGTACATGTCTACCGGAAGATGCGGTCATTGTGACCAAAATTCCGGCAGCATCAAAACCGAATCTGGAAGCACCTGAACTGATCCAAAGATTCTACTCACGAGATGGTATCTATCAAAGCGTGTACGAATCATTGGAAAGGCTACGGCGATCTTCTATCGACGCGGTACTTCTGCACAACTGGCTACCCACGTGGTCGTCAGAATCAATAGCAATCCTTGAATGCCTTAACGGGCTTAAGTATGAAGGCATAGTCAAGCGCGTAGGAATTTCCCTGCCCGACAATTTCTCATGTTCCGTCGCTGAAACGGTTTTGTCGCACATCGACGTGATTGCGGCTCCTTTCAACACTGAGCAAACTTGGGTGCTTCAACAGCTCCCATATCTACTCGATCTTAAAAAGGAGATTCTCTTGAGAAGTTTGTTTAAACAGGGGAAGTTGCTCACTGGCCCGCACTCGGCCGAGATGATTACACAAAACGCACTTACTCTCGGCACATCTGTTGTTATTGGTATGACAACAGAAGATCAGATAACACAAAACATTCACTATCTCAAAAAAGGAGGCTAA